A genomic window from Chlorobium phaeobacteroides DSM 266 includes:
- a CDS encoding DUF2442 domain-containing protein → MVTSTIELNLSAVEHVTVTSDALAVDLSDGRSITVPLAWYPRLMHATESERQNWRLIGKGYGIHWEKLDEDISVEGLLLGKPSGESQTSFKKWLLNRAYPSV, encoded by the coding sequence ATGGTTACTTCAACGATTGAACTCAATCTGTCGGCAGTAGAGCATGTAACCGTTACGTCTGATGCTTTGGCTGTTGACTTGAGTGATGGACGATCCATTACTGTTCCGCTTGCATGGTATCCACGTCTTATGCACGCAACGGAATCAGAGCGTCAGAACTGGCGGCTGATTGGTAAAGGGTATGGTATTCATTGGGAAAAGCTTGATGAGGATATCAGTGTTGAGGGCTTATTACTTGGCAAACCTTCAGGTGAAAGTCAAACCTCATTCAAAAAATGGTTATTAAATCGTGCTTACCCGTCAGTATGA
- the istA gene encoding IS21 family transposase encodes MYNKVKEFAREGLSIRQISRKTGMDRVTVRKFLRMTDEEFSAFLALQKRRLRKLQPYEQFVKDRVTDYPDCSATQVEDWLKEHHPVFPEVTTRTIYSFVQWIRKAYDLPKPKGTPRAYHPVEQLPYGEQAQVDFGEYWMASADACKVKVHFMIMLLSRSRRKFVSFSQQPITTRFVLEAHEQAFSFFEGIPHTLVYDQDSTIVTDENRGAILYTEAFRKYLLHRSLKIHLCRKSDPESKGKIEAGVKYVKYNFLPGRRFVNLEVLNQEALLWLERTANAKEHATTRLIPDAEWQVEKQHLRPFEPLPYPISGTVGKEYHVRKDNTISYRGNFYSLPVGTYAGPGTLVVLEVRQNTLCLYAQEGRLLANHPIESGKGTVVINNNHRRDTSSKLRELQDSLMLLFTNQEHAERFLESIHNRYPRYSRDQFLHVRNAISGCQQKLIDDALAHCVDHHLFSSGEFHDILHHYRKQEEKQSHQAVFNTFRPKTLRSDMDRMLSFVPDSSGITTYENIFS; translated from the coding sequence ATGTACAACAAAGTTAAGGAATTTGCCCGAGAAGGATTAAGCATCCGCCAAATCAGTCGAAAGACGGGCATGGACAGAGTGACGGTGCGCAAGTTCCTCCGCATGACCGATGAGGAATTCAGTGCGTTTCTTGCTCTGCAGAAGCGGCGCCTCCGAAAATTGCAGCCTTATGAACAGTTCGTCAAGGATAGGGTTACCGACTATCCTGACTGCAGTGCAACTCAAGTTGAAGACTGGCTGAAGGAGCATCACCCTGTTTTTCCGGAGGTAACGACTCGAACGATCTACTCTTTTGTCCAGTGGATCCGAAAAGCCTATGATCTTCCAAAACCGAAAGGAACCCCTCGTGCCTATCATCCGGTCGAGCAACTTCCTTACGGAGAGCAGGCGCAGGTTGATTTCGGTGAGTACTGGATGGCGAGTGCTGATGCCTGCAAAGTGAAGGTGCACTTCATGATCATGCTGCTCTCCCGAAGCCGCAGGAAGTTTGTCAGCTTCAGCCAGCAACCGATTACGACCCGTTTTGTGCTTGAGGCTCATGAACAGGCATTTTCTTTTTTTGAGGGCATACCGCACACACTGGTCTATGATCAGGATTCCACCATTGTTACCGATGAGAACCGGGGTGCTATCCTCTATACTGAGGCATTCAGGAAATACCTGTTGCACCGCAGTCTGAAGATCCATCTCTGTCGGAAAAGCGATCCGGAAAGCAAAGGAAAAATCGAGGCCGGCGTCAAATATGTGAAGTACAACTTCCTGCCGGGGCGACGCTTCGTCAATCTTGAAGTCCTGAACCAGGAAGCGTTGCTCTGGCTTGAACGAACAGCCAATGCCAAGGAACATGCCACAACGCGGCTGATACCTGATGCTGAATGGCAGGTGGAGAAACAGCATCTTCGTCCTTTTGAACCCTTACCCTATCCGATTTCCGGTACTGTCGGTAAAGAGTATCACGTTCGCAAAGACAACACGATCTCGTATCGAGGGAATTTCTATAGCCTGCCGGTCGGCACCTATGCAGGGCCGGGGACACTGGTTGTGCTGGAAGTCAGGCAGAACACCCTTTGTCTCTATGCTCAAGAGGGCAGGTTGCTGGCCAATCACCCGATTGAGAGCGGCAAAGGCACCGTGGTGATCAACAACAACCATCGCCGTGATACCTCCTCCAAACTGCGAGAGTTGCAGGATTCGCTCATGCTGCTTTTCACCAATCAGGAACACGCGGAACGGTTTCTTGAAAGCATCCACAACCGTTATCCCCGATACAGTCGAGACCAGTTCCTGCATGTACGCAATGCCATCAGCGGATGCCAGCAGAAGCTGATTGATGATGCCCTCGCACACTGTGTCGATCATCATCTCTTTTCGTCCGGTGAGTTCCATGATATCCTGCACCATTACCGGAAGCAGGAGGAAAAACAGAGTCATCAGGCGGTGTTCAACACCTTCCGCCCGAAAACACTCCGAAGTGATATGGACAGGATGCTCTCGTTCGTGCCGGACAGCAGTGGCATAACCACCTATGAAAACATTTTCAGTTAA
- a CDS encoding type I restriction-modification system subunit M: MLQHNPELKSKIDQLWNKFWSGGISNPLTAIEQITYLLFMKRMDDQDQEKQASAEWAGETYTSKFKGVWIPQEYRGKSNSFNYAIDKSTLRWSEFKHMQAEEMLTHVQTKVFPYLKDLNGAESQFSHHMKNAVFIIPKPSLLVEAVKTVDEIFEVMEKDSNEKGQAFQDIQGDVYEFLLSEIASAGKNGQFRTPRHIIKMMADLVEPKLGHTIADPACGTGGFLLGAYQYIVTQLAIRAGNKDLVADEDGFLRTSVSAGLTEQAKNILGRTLFGYDIDSTMVRLALMNLMMHGIDEPEIDYKDTLSKSFTEESCYDIIMANPPFTGSIDKSDINESFTLSTTKTELLFVENIYRLLKKGGTACVIVPQGVLFGSGGAFKALRKLLVERCDLKAVITMPSGVFKPYAGVSTSILLFTKVWGPLDKVTKPATEQVWFYDMQSDGYSLDDKRSKQDGFGDLLDIVEKYKQRSVEHDTDRTRKFFFVPRSEIESEGGYDLSLSRYKTDVFEEVVYESPSVILGKLIAAEVGEIDETELANIQSGIVRELLELKGMIG; the protein is encoded by the coding sequence ATGCTCCAGCACAACCCTGAACTGAAATCAAAAATAGATCAACTCTGGAACAAATTCTGGAGCGGCGGCATATCCAATCCACTCACCGCCATCGAACAGATCACCTATCTGCTCTTCATGAAGCGGATGGACGATCAGGATCAGGAAAAGCAGGCAAGCGCCGAATGGGCGGGCGAAACCTACACCTCAAAATTCAAGGGAGTGTGGATACCGCAGGAATACCGTGGCAAATCAAATTCATTCAATTATGCGATAGACAAAAGCACCCTTCGCTGGAGTGAATTCAAACACATGCAGGCTGAAGAGATGCTCACCCATGTGCAGACCAAAGTGTTCCCTTATCTCAAGGATCTCAACGGTGCCGAGTCGCAATTCAGCCACCATATGAAAAATGCAGTCTTCATCATTCCCAAGCCATCGCTTCTCGTTGAAGCCGTGAAAACGGTTGACGAGATCTTTGAGGTGATGGAGAAAGACTCGAATGAAAAGGGGCAGGCATTTCAGGATATTCAGGGCGACGTCTATGAATTTCTGCTCTCCGAAATTGCCTCCGCCGGTAAAAACGGGCAGTTCCGCACCCCTCGCCACATTATCAAGATGATGGCCGATCTGGTCGAGCCAAAGCTTGGCCACACCATTGCCGATCCAGCATGTGGCACAGGCGGATTTCTGCTCGGGGCCTATCAATACATCGTAACGCAACTGGCGATTCGCGCCGGAAACAAGGATCTCGTGGCGGACGAAGACGGATTTCTCCGCACCTCCGTTTCGGCGGGGCTTACCGAACAGGCAAAAAACATTCTCGGCAGGACGCTCTTCGGCTACGATATCGACAGCACCATGGTTCGCCTTGCGCTCATGAACCTCATGATGCACGGCATAGACGAACCGGAAATTGACTACAAAGACACTTTGAGCAAGAGCTTTACCGAAGAGTCCTGCTACGACATCATCATGGCTAACCCTCCCTTTACCGGCAGCATCGACAAAAGCGACATCAACGAAAGCTTTACCCTTTCCACCACCAAAACAGAGCTGCTCTTTGTCGAAAACATCTACCGGCTGCTGAAAAAGGGTGGAACCGCCTGCGTTATTGTACCCCAGGGCGTCCTCTTTGGCTCCGGCGGCGCCTTCAAGGCACTGCGCAAGCTGCTGGTTGAGCGTTGCGACCTGAAAGCAGTTATCACCATGCCGAGCGGAGTCTTCAAGCCTTATGCCGGAGTCTCAACCTCCATCCTGCTCTTTACCAAAGTATGGGGCCCGCTCGACAAGGTCACCAAACCGGCGACAGAGCAGGTCTGGTTCTACGACATGCAGTCGGACGGCTACTCGCTTGACGACAAGCGCAGCAAGCAGGATGGTTTCGGCGATCTGCTTGATATTGTGGAGAAATACAAACAGCGAAGCGTTGAGCACGACACCGACAGAACCCGAAAGTTCTTTTTTGTGCCGCGCAGTGAAATTGAGAGCGAAGGAGGATATGATCTCTCCCTTTCCCGTTACAAAACAGATGTTTTTGAAGAGGTCGTCTACGAAAGCCCGTCGGTGATTCTCGGCAAACTGATTGCAGCAGAGGTGGGGGAGATTGACGAGACTGAACTTGCCAACATTCAGAGCGGCATTGTACGGGAGTTGCTTGAGCTCAAGGGGATGATTGGATGA
- a CDS encoding DUF2442 domain-containing protein, producing MDCISIIDVRYVKEYQIFLIFNTGKIGDVDLRDLVYKNPISEPLRKPEAFLQLHLDCWPTLAWDSGFDVDPESLYFRATGKSLWETKAS from the coding sequence ATGGACTGTATCTCAATTATTGATGTAAGGTATGTCAAGGAATATCAGATATTTCTGATATTCAATACAGGAAAAATCGGGGATGTGGATCTCCGTGATCTTGTTTATAAAAATCCAATATCTGAACCATTGCGAAAACCGGAAGCGTTTTTACAGCTTCATCTTGATTGCTGGCCAACTCTGGCATGGGATAGCGGTTTTGATGTTGATCCTGAGTCCCTGTATTTCAGGGCAACCGGCAAGTCGCTGTGGGAGACGAAAGCATCCTGA
- a CDS encoding RNA-binding domain-containing protein gives MTENNRIEYKRELTDRLEKEVIAFLNYHDGGIIYIGIDKYGAVYGVSECDALQLVIMDRLKNNIQPSCLGLFDVIHETREGKDIIKIIVASGTEKPYYLRRFGMSEKGCFIRIGSASEPMTQRMIEELFARRTRNSIARIRSLRQDLTFEQLKIYYQEAGLTLGDKFAANLELLTEDGVYNYAGYLLADQNGNSVQVAKYAGTDRVDLLESKDYGFCCLVKTCKQILDRLEGVENRVINKITPRERISRSLWDKVALREAVINAIIHNDYSTELVPKFEIFADRLEITSAGTVHPGSEQDDFFAGYSMPRNKTLMRVFKDLAMVEYLGSGMPRILKAYPREAYTFSTHFIRTTFPVSPEALALEKDVMKAEAKTSGAQSKGLVTGQVTGQVTGQVTGQVERWMYDVLTACIDPKKSMEIQEIIGIKHRETFQRNYLDLLLEQGLLVRTIPDKPQSRFQRYKTTAQGQTFLKQNRQ, from the coding sequence ATGACAGAAAATAACCGCATCGAATACAAGCGCGAGCTGACTGACAGGCTTGAGAAAGAGGTCATCGCATTTCTGAACTATCATGATGGTGGCATTATCTATATCGGTATTGACAAGTATGGAGCGGTCTACGGCGTTTCGGAGTGCGACGCTCTGCAGCTTGTCATCATGGATCGTCTCAAAAATAATATTCAGCCCTCATGCCTTGGTTTGTTCGATGTCATTCACGAAACCCGTGAAGGCAAAGATATTATTAAAATCATCGTTGCCAGTGGTACCGAAAAGCCCTATTACCTGCGCAGGTTCGGTATGTCGGAAAAAGGATGTTTCATTCGCATTGGCAGCGCCAGTGAGCCCATGACGCAGCGCATGATTGAAGAGCTGTTTGCCCGGCGTACGCGTAATTCAATTGCCCGCATCCGTTCTCTGCGGCAGGATCTCACCTTTGAACAGCTTAAAATCTACTATCAGGAGGCAGGTCTTACGCTTGGCGACAAATTCGCCGCGAATCTTGAACTGCTCACCGAGGACGGAGTTTACAATTATGCAGGCTACCTGCTGGCAGACCAGAATGGAAACTCTGTGCAGGTGGCAAAATACGCAGGCACTGACAGGGTTGATCTGCTTGAAAGCAAGGACTACGGATTCTGTTGCCTGGTTAAAACCTGCAAGCAGATACTCGATCGTCTGGAGGGAGTCGAGAACCGTGTCATCAATAAAATAACTCCCCGTGAGCGTATCAGCCGAAGCCTGTGGGATAAGGTCGCCCTTCGTGAAGCCGTTATCAACGCCATCATTCATAACGACTACAGCACAGAACTGGTGCCAAAGTTTGAAATTTTTGCTGACCGGCTGGAAATTACCTCGGCAGGTACCGTTCATCCCGGATCGGAGCAGGATGATTTTTTTGCCGGATATTCCATGCCTCGCAATAAAACTCTGATGCGGGTCTTCAAGGATCTTGCTATGGTGGAATACCTCGGCTCCGGAATGCCCCGGATTCTCAAAGCTTATCCTCGTGAAGCCTACACCTTCTCCACCCATTTCATCCGGACGACCTTTCCTGTATCACCGGAAGCTCTTGCGCTGGAAAAAGATGTGATGAAAGCCGAAGCAAAAACCTCGGGGGCCCAGTCAAAGGGCCTCGTTACCGGACAAGTCACCGGACAAGTCACCGGACAAGTCACCGGACAAGTCGAGAGATGGATGTATGATGTACTGACCGCCTGCATTGATCCGAAAAAAAGTATGGAAATTCAGGAAATCATCGGGATCAAGCACCGCGAAACATTTCAACGGAACTATCTTGACCTTTTACTCGAACAGGGTTTACTTGTTCGCACCATTCCCGACAAACCTCAAAGTCGCTTTCAACGCTACAAAACAACCGCGCAAGGTCAAACATTTTTGAAGCAGAACAGACAATGA
- a CDS encoding restriction endonuclease subunit S: MKTVKLGTFITISKGKKHTLSEMPSSQSIRMLGIDDLRNDTLIRMTDDKDGVLACVDDVLIAWDGANAGTIGYGKQGYIGSTISRLRLHDTSKFFAPFIGMFLQSNFSYLRKTATGATIPHINRNALESIQVPVFTYGDQICIATLLSKVENLISRRREQLKQLDELLKSVFLEMFGDPMINPKKFPIKLLSEFYINSKHGTKCGPFGSALKKNELLESGIAVWNMDNISSSGIMILPFRMWVSEEKFQELRAYSVINGDIIISRAGTVGKMCVAKTDGIPAIISTNLIRLRLNSLLLPLYIVSLMTYCNGRVGRLKTGADGTFTHMNTGILDILEFPYPSIELQRQFADIVEKVESIKVYYHQSLAELQNLYGTLSQKAFKGELDFSRVPCFAATQREVSRRPEGLQYTVMG, from the coding sequence ATGAAAACAGTTAAACTCGGCACTTTCATCACGATATCCAAAGGGAAGAAGCATACTCTTTCTGAAATGCCATCATCTCAATCAATACGAATGCTTGGTATTGATGATTTGCGCAACGACACATTGATCAGAATGACCGACGATAAAGATGGTGTGCTTGCTTGTGTCGATGATGTACTCATCGCTTGGGATGGAGCCAATGCTGGTACTATCGGATATGGAAAACAGGGATATATTGGCAGCACAATTTCTCGCCTTCGCCTGCATGACACATCTAAATTTTTTGCCCCGTTCATCGGGATGTTTTTACAGTCGAATTTTAGTTATTTGAGGAAAACGGCTACCGGCGCAACGATTCCGCATATCAATCGAAACGCATTAGAAAGTATTCAGGTACCTGTTTTTACGTATGGCGACCAAATCTGTATCGCAACCCTTCTTTCCAAAGTTGAGAACCTGATCTCCCGCCGTCGTGAGCAACTCAAACAGCTTGACGAACTGCTCAAAAGTGTTTTTCTGGAGATGTTTGGCGATCCAATGATTAATCCCAAGAAGTTTCCGATAAAATTGCTTTCCGAGTTCTACATCAATTCAAAACATGGCACAAAATGTGGCCCATTTGGTAGTGCCTTGAAAAAAAATGAATTGCTTGAATCGGGGATAGCCGTTTGGAATATGGATAACATAAGCTCTTCTGGCATAATGATATTGCCATTTCGTATGTGGGTGTCTGAAGAAAAGTTTCAAGAGCTACGAGCATATTCTGTCATTAATGGTGATATCATTATCTCTCGCGCAGGCACTGTTGGTAAGATGTGTGTTGCAAAAACGGATGGCATACCTGCAATTATCAGCACAAACCTTATCCGACTACGACTCAATTCGTTACTTCTTCCGCTTTATATTGTTTCGCTGATGACATACTGCAATGGCCGTGTTGGTCGGCTTAAAACAGGGGCAGATGGCACTTTTACACATATGAATACGGGGATTCTCGATATACTTGAATTTCCATATCCATCGATCGAGCTTCAACGCCAATTCGCTGATATCGTCGAAAAAGTGGAAAGCATTAAGGTTTATTACCATCAAAGCCTTGCTGAACTTCAAAACCTTTATGGTACTCTCAGCCAAAAAGCGTTCAAAGGTGAACTGGATTTTTCGCGTGTGCCGTGTTTTGCCGCTACTCAAAGAGAGGTGAGTCGGCGACCTGAAGGGCTTCAGTACACTGTAATGGGGTGA
- a CDS encoding DUF2442 domain-containing protein: MECISIVEARYIKDYQIFLKFNTGETGEVDLRDLVYKYSIAEPLRYPEAFSHFYLDSWPTLAWDCGFDVDPESLYFRATGKSLWDTKAS; encoded by the coding sequence ATGGAATGTATTTCAATTGTTGAGGCAAGATATATCAAGGATTATCAGATATTTCTGAAATTCAATACCGGTGAAACTGGCGAGGTTGATCTTCGCGATCTTGTATATAAATACTCAATAGCGGAGCCATTGCGGTACCCTGAAGCGTTTTCACATTTTTATCTTGATTCGTGGCCAACGCTGGCATGGGATTGCGGTTTTGATGTTGACCCTGAGTCACTTTATTTCAGGGCAACCGGCAAGTCGCTGTGGGATACGAAAGCATCCTGA
- a CDS encoding DUF4160 domain-containing protein produces the protein MPEISRFLGIIISMYFDEHNPPHFHVQYNEYRASMDIRNLNITAGSIPAKVRGLVEEWAELHCDELLMMWETKDFHRIQPLV, from the coding sequence ATGCCAGAAATATCAAGATTTCTTGGAATTATCATTTCAATGTACTTCGATGAACATAATCCACCTCATTTTCATGTACAATACAATGAATATCGAGCATCAATGGACATCAGAAATTTGAATATCACGGCTGGTTCAATTCCTGCAAAAGTCCGTGGCCTTGTTGAAGAATGGGCCGAATTGCATTGCGATGAACTTTTGATGATGTGGGAAACCAAGGATTTTCATCGTATTCAACCGCTTGTGTAA
- the istB gene encoding IS21-like element helper ATPase IstB: MERTITTIQEHARELNLTGLAGTVDLLLEEARKSEPSYSDFALTLLESELSCRRKAHLERRRKIANLPLLHDLDHYDSGVQNGISQVQLQQLRQLLWLDQNFNLILIGPSGTGKSYLAGGLCHEALKLGYHALFRTMDDLIQTIRFKEITAAAAREYKRLLSAHLLVIDDIMMFPLEKSVAVGLFQLVNQLHEQTSFIITTNKSPKEWAEMLGDEVLATALLDRLLYKCEVIKLTGKSYRLEHRTTIFEQQQSPEGGGNRRKKQLPLQKGVGNHCKMT, translated from the coding sequence ATGGAAAGAACCATTACCACCATACAGGAACACGCCCGAGAACTTAATCTCACCGGGCTGGCAGGAACCGTCGATCTCCTGCTCGAAGAAGCGCGCAAAAGCGAACCATCCTACAGTGATTTTGCGCTGACCCTGCTTGAAAGTGAACTCTCCTGCCGACGGAAAGCTCATCTTGAACGGCGCCGGAAAATAGCAAACCTTCCGTTGCTCCATGATCTTGATCATTATGACTCGGGAGTGCAAAACGGGATCAGCCAAGTCCAGCTCCAGCAGTTACGGCAACTGCTCTGGCTCGACCAGAACTTCAACCTGATCCTTATCGGGCCAAGCGGAACCGGCAAGAGCTATCTTGCTGGCGGGCTCTGCCATGAAGCGCTGAAACTCGGTTATCACGCACTGTTCCGCACCATGGATGACCTCATCCAGACTATCAGGTTCAAAGAGATTACAGCGGCGGCAGCAAGAGAGTACAAACGATTGTTGAGTGCGCATCTGCTGGTTATCGACGACATCATGATGTTCCCGCTGGAAAAAAGTGTTGCCGTCGGGCTGTTCCAGCTTGTCAACCAACTGCATGAACAGACATCATTCATCATTACCACCAATAAAAGCCCGAAAGAGTGGGCAGAGATGCTTGGCGACGAGGTTCTTGCGACGGCTCTGCTTGATCGGCTGCTCTACAAGTGCGAAGTCATTAAACTGACCGGCAAGAGCTACCGGCTCGAACACCGGACAACCATCTTCGAACAACAACAATCGCCGGAAGGAGGGGGCAATCGTAGAAAAAAGCAACTACCACTTCAAAAAGGAGTAGGAAATCATTGCAAAATGACGTAA
- a CDS encoding HAD family hydrolase, with the protein MKYKLLVFDFDGTLADSEASIMESLQLVAQDLGIPAFDRDGARRSIGLPLRRTIEMGLGLAPEEAPEAVDLYRKRYNEVALDLTHLFPGVNETLDRLRHDYLLAVASSKSTQGLLLMMRHLGIYEIFSLISGAQDVQQPKPAPDMVLLALESMNIPAQECLVVGDTVYDIEMGQRAFTDTCAVTYGNHSADELRCFNPTFIINAFPHLMHCLE; encoded by the coding sequence GTGAAATACAAACTTCTGGTTTTTGATTTTGACGGGACCTTGGCTGATAGCGAAGCGAGCATTATGGAGTCTCTGCAGCTTGTCGCCCAGGATCTGGGGATTCCGGCTTTTGACAGGGACGGAGCCCGGCGAAGTATCGGTTTGCCGTTGCGGCGTACAATTGAAATGGGGCTTGGTCTCGCTCCTGAAGAAGCTCCTGAGGCAGTTGACCTCTACAGAAAGCGTTACAACGAGGTTGCTTTAGACTTGACGCATCTGTTTCCGGGAGTGAACGAGACCCTGGACCGATTGCGGCACGATTACCTGCTGGCCGTCGCTTCAAGCAAGAGCACCCAGGGGCTGTTGTTGATGATGCGGCATCTCGGGATTTATGAGATATTCTCCCTTATTTCCGGGGCTCAGGATGTGCAACAGCCAAAGCCAGCACCCGATATGGTGCTGCTTGCACTGGAGTCCATGAATATTCCGGCTCAAGAGTGCCTGGTTGTGGGCGACACTGTTTACGATATCGAAATGGGTCAACGCGCATTCACCGATACCTGTGCCGTCACCTACGGCAACCATTCAGCCGATGAACTCCGCTGCTTCAATCCCACCTTTATTATTAACGCATTCCCGCATCTCATGCATTGTTTGGAGTGA
- a CDS encoding helix-turn-helix domain-containing protein has protein sequence MEQDFVTQIKKDFVTAINNPLKLTPPTYLSVDIVELDGKSLLRIYVPESSQVHRCIGRIYDRNEDGDLDITDHTTLVAHLYQRKQATFSENKVYPWIQVEDLRPELIEKCRRYVRINRDNHPWADMDDLQLLKSAQLYQENPVTRENGVTLAGVMLFAPDLLILKVCPVHRTDLILRKVNVDRYDDRDLVRTNLIESYDRILAFVQKHLPDPFYLEGIERRSLRDAIFREVASNILIHREYSSGVPARLIIEYGQVNTWNANRPHGFGVLNP, from the coding sequence ATTGAGCAGGATTTTGTAACACAGATCAAAAAAGACTTTGTCACTGCCATCAACAACCCGCTGAAGCTTACTCCGCCAACGTATCTCTCTGTAGATATTGTCGAGCTTGACGGGAAATCCCTGCTGCGTATCTATGTGCCGGAAAGCTCGCAGGTGCATCGGTGTATTGGCCGCATTTATGACCGTAATGAAGATGGTGATCTGGATATTACAGATCACACCACACTGGTAGCTCATCTCTACCAGCGTAAACAGGCGACGTTCAGCGAAAACAAGGTATACCCTTGGATTCAGGTCGAAGATCTTCGCCCGGAATTGATTGAAAAGTGCCGTCGATATGTTCGTATAAACAGGGATAATCACCCTTGGGCGGATATGGATGATCTGCAACTGCTCAAGAGTGCTCAGCTCTATCAAGAGAATCCAGTAACAAGGGAAAACGGAGTCACTCTGGCTGGAGTTATGCTGTTTGCACCTGACCTGCTTATCCTGAAAGTTTGTCCTGTACATCGAACCGATCTGATCCTGCGCAAGGTCAATGTTGACCGCTACGACGACCGCGATCTGGTACGCACCAATCTCATCGAAAGCTACGACCGCATTCTGGCCTTTGTTCAAAAGCACTTGCCAGACCCTTTTTATCTTGAAGGCATTGAACGCAGAAGCCTTCGGGATGCCATCTTCCGTGAGGTTGCCTCCAATATCCTTATTCACCGCGAATATTCGAGCGGCGTTCCGGCTCGGCTTATCATTGAATATGGTCAGGTGAACACATGGAACGCCAATCGTCCTCACGGGTTTGGCGTGCTGAACCCCTGA
- a CDS encoding Fic family protein: MRKMMRYGKKYGGADPQLIEGDVFRMIISVPEFSTKQEETVDPTQIRVHDGVHDTRLSETMKKILVLLIEPKSTPQLLSELGYPRRTRNYEAAIKNLLDFELIEMTLPDTPRSKNQRYRQTEKGKSLISGIL; encoded by the coding sequence ATGCGCAAGATGATGAGGTACGGCAAAAAGTACGGCGGAGCGGACCCTCAGCTCATCGAAGGTGACGTTTTTCGCATGATTATCAGTGTGCCGGAGTTCAGCACGAAACAGGAAGAAACTGTTGATCCCACACAAATCAGGGTGCATGATGGGGTGCATGACACAAGATTGAGTGAAACGATGAAGAAGATTTTAGTGCTACTGATTGAGCCGAAATCAACTCCTCAGCTTCTCTCAGAGCTTGGTTATCCTCGAAGAACTCGTAATTACGAAGCTGCTATCAAAAATCTGCTTGACTTTGAGTTGATCGAAATGACCTTACCGGATACGCCACGAAGCAAGAACCAGCGGTATCGCCAGACCGAAAAAGGTAAGAGCTTGATAAGTGGAATTTTGTAA
- a CDS encoding addiction module protein, whose amino-acid sequence MQRKIEDITAELIRLPKQDRLEIVRFLLFLDNRPSDADDAESAWEKEIADRVLAVKDGTAIGIDYDEAMRKIDERFAS is encoded by the coding sequence ATGCAACGTAAAATTGAGGATATTACCGCCGAATTAATCAGACTTCCAAAGCAGGATCGTCTGGAGATTGTAAGATTTCTCCTTTTTCTCGACAACCGCCCGTCAGATGCCGATGATGCCGAGTCTGCCTGGGAAAAGGAAATTGCCGACAGGGTTCTTGCTGTGAAGGACGGAACGGCTATTGGTATTGACTATGATGAGGCGATGAGGAAAATCGATGAACGCTTTGCGTCATGA
- a CDS encoding AlbA family DNA-binding domain-containing protein, whose amino-acid sequence MDVSIQQIQELIRQGEGISVEFKTCRNKINRDVYETVCAFLNRHGGTIVIGKQE is encoded by the coding sequence ATGGACGTCAGCATACAGCAAATTCAGGAACTGATCCGCCAGGGTGAGGGGATTTCGGTAGAATTCAAAACTTGCCGGAATAAGATCAATCGCGATGTTTATGAGACAGTTTGCGCCTTTCTCAATCGGCATGGCGGCACGATTGTGATCGGAAAACAAGAATAA